ATGCCCAGCAGAATGCCCAGCATCATGGGATGACGCACGTAGCGGTAGAGAATCGGCTTCGTAAAGCGCGGTTCACCCGCTTCCCGGCCGCGGAGCGCCTCCCACCCCTGCTGAAGCCCGAACAGATGAAAATGGTTGATCAGATACGTCGTGAAGAAAAGCGTTGCCCAGCCCAGCAGCGACAATCCGATCAACATGCGCCGCCCGATGGCTGACTCCACGTGCCACAGGTAACCACCGATGGGACGCCACTGCCAGAAGAGCAGGATGAAACACAGGCTGGCAACCAGCACGAACGTGCTTCGCTCCATGCTCCGCGGGATCCACTGCGTCCACCACATTTTGAATCCCGGTCGAGCCATGATCGTATGCTGCAACCCGAACAGGCCGATCAGGGCAAGATTGATAACCACCGCCGCCGCGATCGGCGCCGATGGACCGCCGGCGTCGACCGAACGCGGAAGTCGCCACCCGACATCCCAGTTCCCCGCGAACGCCATCAGGTAACAGATCGTCGCGAAGAACACGAGATAGACCACCACACTGTACGCGAATACAAACCATCTCCTCGCCATGACTTCTCTCTCCAATCGATGTGCTCTTTTTTCGGCGTCTGCTCTCCGGGTCAGTCGCCGAATGGATGTGTGCCCGTCCGCCCCACCGGATTGGCGGACGGGGTGGTATGATTCTACCAATTTCCCCGCCCTCGGCGGAATCCCCCTTTCCAGGGAAGTTCCAGTCCGGCAAGCGTTATGCACACTCCTCTCTCGCCGTGAAGTATGACCTGCCCGATACACCGGACAAGTTGACTTCCGGTCCACCCTGGGGTTGACTTGAGGTAAACCCATTCGGACTGGTCAGAAAGGGGAATCCGTGAGCGGGGAGTTTCTCGATGGCCGTTTCAACGCGACAGCGTCTGACCGAAGCTGCCAACAAGCGCTTTTACCGCGACGGCTTCCGCAACGTCGGAATCGACCAGATCCTCACCGACGTGGGCATCACCAAGACCGCGTTCTACAAGCACTTCGCCAGCAAGGACGACCTCGTCCTCGAGGTCCTGCAGCAACAGGATCTCTGGCTTCGTGACACGTTCCTGAAACTGGTTCGCCAGCGCGGCGGCGATTCACCCGAGGGGCAACTCCGCGCCCTCTTTGACGTGGTCGAGGAACTGATCGAGTCCGATAACTACCGCGGCTGCTTCTTCGTGAACGTGGCCATGGAATTCCCCCTGCCCCACGATCCGGCGCACGAGGCCGCGGCCCGCAACAAAGCCGCTGTCGGAGAGATCGTCCGTGGATTGGCCGAGCGGGCCGGCGCCCAACATCCCGACCACGTGGCCGAAGAGCTCTGCCTCATCATGGAAGGCGCGTACGTCACGCGCCACGTAACGGGCAACCCCGGCACCGCGGACATCGCCCGCCGCGTCGCCGACCGCGTGATCCGCGATGCGCTCCCCCGCGCGTCCTAGTAGAAGATCGTCACGATGATGTTCGGCTCGGTGTGCTTCCCCTCGAACTGGCCGATCGTCGTCGACGCCGACTTGACCACCACGTTCGGGTTGGTATCGAGCCATTCGTTGATGCTGTTGTTCATGAACCCCAGCGCCGCCTCGCTGAGCTTGGAGTGGAAGATCCGGCAGCGGATCGCCCCTGCCTGCTTGGGATCGGGCTGGCGGTTCCACTTGGAATCATCCCACGCGCCCTGGTAGCCCAGCATGCTCTCGGCCGCCGTCGTCTGGATGCGCGTTCCGCCCAGATCGATCCGCGTTCCGCTTGAGTCGTCCTCGTCGAACGCGATGGGGGCCAGATCGGGATCGTCGAGATCCTCACCTTCGTGGGCCTTTTCATATTCCACGACGCAATGCGGGCACATCAGCTTGCCGCCCTCGTACCGGGCGATGCCCGAATCAAGATGTTCCGGATAGACCGAAGCGCCGCAGCTCGTACAAACGCTGTGCTGTTCCTGTTGACGCGCCATGTCAATACTCCCGGGCTTGAAATGTGGAGTCGATTGTAATGGCCGGGGCGAAGCGCGGCAAGCGCGCCGGCCCCGCACACTTCGGCGGTTCACCGACTTCGCTATCGCCACACGTTGTTCACGGCGCGCAAACGAATGAAAGCACGAGATGCAACGATCAATGGAATGGAGCCAGGGGGATTCGAACCCCCGACCTTCTGCATGCCATGCAGACGCGCTCCCAGCTGCGCCATGGCCCCGACGAGCCGGGCATTATCAACAATTCCGCCGTCCATGCAACACCGCCCGGACCGCACCCGGAAATGCCGTCAAACGCAGGATGGGATCGGCGCGGAAGGAAAAAACTAGGGAACCTCCGGCTCCTGGTCGATCGCCGTCTGATCGGCGCTCGACGCCAGCGCCTCGAGCGCTGAAATGGGATCGACATCCTCATCCGAGATATAGACGTGTCGGGACGTGGCCAGCTTGGCCCCCGATTTCTGCGGACCCACCGAAGGCGTCGCCGCAATGTCTTCATCCGCCGGCGTTCCGTCCATCTGCAGCGTGAAGACCACTCCGCCGATCAGAATCTGATCGCCCGGCTCAAGCGACTCATCCCCCAGCACGCGCCGGTTGTTGACAAACGTGCCGTTGGCCGACCCCAGGTCCCGCAACAGAACACCCTTCTCCCCCAGCACGATTTCCGCATGGTGGCGCGAAACGGAGGCCAGGGGAATCCGGACCCCGCAGTCCTTCTTTCGCCCGACCATCGTGCGCCCGAACAGCAGCGGAACATCCCGCCGGCTACCGTCCTCGCGAAAGTAGATGAGCTTGGCATCCATGGCGAATTGCTCCAGACGATGTGCCGCGCGCCGCGTCCGCTTCGACCGTGGCTTGAGCCCGCATCCCGGACGAGCGCCTCATCAGCGACCCTACCCTCTTTACTATACGCCCACGTCAATTGTCGTTCAAACGAGCGCAACCGCCCGTCCGAGAACGATGCACGATTTGCGGGGCGCAGAGGGGCTGTCTCTACGAATCGGCCGCTCCCTTCAGGAAGCATGATCCCAATCTGCTATGATCCCGGGGAGATGAACACGGCACCCGTGCAGGATCGACTCACCCGCTGCGGACTGTACGTCCACCTGCCCTTCTGCGAAACGAAGTGCGGCTACTGCGACTTCTTCTCCGTTCCGCTCAAGGGACGGGCGACGCGGCCGCTGGTCCAGCGCGTCGCGCGCGAACTGCAACGCCGTCTCTCGCCGGCGCCGCATCCCATCCGCACCGTCTTCGTCGGTGGAGGCACACCGACGATCCTGCCCGCCGACGAACTGGCGTGGCTCCTGGACGAAGTTCGTGCAAAAATCGAATCTCATCTCATCGAGGAATTCACTGTCGAAGCCAACCCCGCCACGGTGGACGACGCCAAGGCTGCCGTACTCGTGCAATGCGGGGTTACGCGGGTGTCGATGGGCGCCCAGTCATTCATTCCCGAAGAGCTCACTACACTGGAGCGACTCCACAGCCCCGATGACATCGCCCCGTCGGTCCAAACGCTTCGCCGCCGCGGCGTGACACAGATCAACCTCGATCTGATATTCGGCATTCCCGGCCAGACGTGCGAAACCTGGAAACATTCGCTCGAAAGTGCCCTTGAGCTCGAGCCCGATCACATCGCCTGCTACGGCCTGACCTACGAACCGGGAACCCGCCTCACGGCGCTGCGCAATGCCGGGCGCGTCGAGCCCTGCGATGAAATCATCGAATCCGGCATGTTCCAGCAAACCGTGGACATCCTCGCCGCCGCCGGGTTCGAGCACTACGAGACCAGCAACTTCGCCCGCCCCGGATGCCGTTGCGAACACAATCTGATCTACTGGCGGAATGGCCCTTATGTCGGGGTCGGTCCTT
This region of Phycisphaerae bacterium genomic DNA includes:
- the hemW gene encoding radical SAM family heme chaperone HemW; translation: MNTAPVQDRLTRCGLYVHLPFCETKCGYCDFFSVPLKGRATRPLVQRVARELQRRLSPAPHPIRTVFVGGGTPTILPADELAWLLDEVRAKIESHLIEEFTVEANPATVDDAKAAVLVQCGVTRVSMGAQSFIPEELTTLERLHSPDDIAPSVQTLRRRGVTQINLDLIFGIPGQTCETWKHSLESALELEPDHIACYGLTYEPGTRLTALRNAGRVEPCDEIIESGMFQQTVDILAAAGFEHYETSNFARPGCRCEHNLIYWRNGPYVGVGPSAAGCYAGRRYKNIADVSGYIRAIDEAGHAEADGERINHTMLMMEMVMMQLRLTEGLSLDDFRRRTGLDPRQLFAPVLENMTRQGWLTDSDSCIALTPAGRLVADVVIRDLAALCEDAEDQPTAAF
- a CDS encoding TetR/AcrR family transcriptional regulator, producing the protein MAVSTRQRLTEAANKRFYRDGFRNVGIDQILTDVGITKTAFYKHFASKDDLVLEVLQQQDLWLRDTFLKLVRQRGGDSPEGQLRALFDVVEELIESDNYRGCFFVNVAMEFPLPHDPAHEAAARNKAAVGEIVRGLAERAGAQHPDHVAEELCLIMEGAYVTRHVTGNPGTADIARRVADRVIRDALPRAS
- a CDS encoding isoprenylcysteine carboxylmethyltransferase family protein, whose protein sequence is MARRWFVFAYSVVVYLVFFATICYLMAFAGNWDVGWRLPRSVDAGGPSAPIAAAVVINLALIGLFGLQHTIMARPGFKMWWTQWIPRSMERSTFVLVASLCFILLFWQWRPIGGYLWHVESAIGRRMLIGLSLLGWATLFFTTYLINHFHLFGLQQGWEALRGREAGEPRFTKPILYRYVRHPMMLGILLGMWATPDMTMGHLLFAGGFTVYVIIGVHLEEQDLLRVHGPAYEEYRRTVPMFLPGLGLARQAAPGDMRRPE
- a CDS encoding FHA domain-containing protein, whose protein sequence is MDAKLIYFREDGSRRDVPLLFGRTMVGRKKDCGVRIPLASVSRHHAEIVLGEKGVLLRDLGSANGTFVNNRRVLGDESLEPGDQILIGGVVFTLQMDGTPADEDIAATPSVGPQKSGAKLATSRHVYISDEDVDPISALEALASSADQTAIDQEPEVP